A single region of the Salvia miltiorrhiza cultivar Shanhuang (shh) chromosome 8, IMPLAD_Smil_shh, whole genome shotgun sequence genome encodes:
- the LOC130997621 gene encoding protein SODIUM POTASSIUM ROOT DEFECTIVE 2-like, with translation MRLKMKSMDILQAATAICPNSSSMELEASSSALALAGSSSPAIDRYNPIIRDSRRCAATPLPPLIHKKNVNPRKSWSCAKPGDFISPPGSTRYLLSGKELLTALDPPPTSIDDLVLNNQTNSSSPSPDQVVVLRVSLHCRGCERKMRKHISRMEGVRSFNIDFAAKKVTVAGKVTPLEVLSSISKVKNAQLWAPTISSEFKGAWVTDKAAFVGVA, from the exons ATGAGATTAAAGATGAAAAGCATGGATATATTGCAAGCAGCGACAGCCATATGCCCCAACAGCAGCAGCATGGAATTAGAAGCATCCAGCAGCGCCCTCGCCCTCGCCGGCAGCAGCAGTCCGGCAATCGACAGATACAACCCCATCATCAGAGACTCCCGCAGATGCGCCGCCACCCCTCTCCCGCCCTTGATCCACAAGAAAAACGTTAATCCCAGGAAGAGCTGGAGCTGCGCCAAGCCCGGCGACTTCATCAGCCCCCCCGGCTCTACCAGGTACTTGTTGAGCGGAAAGGAGCTGCTCACCGCTTTGGACCCGCCGCCCACCTCCATAGATGACCTTGTCCTTAATAATCAAACAAATTCCTCCTCTCCCTCGCCGGATCAA GTGGTAGTTCTAAGAGTGTCCTTGCACTGCAGAGGCTGCGAGAGGAAAATGAGGAAACATATTTCTAGAATGGAAG GAGTGAGGTCCTTCAACATAGATTTTGCAGCGAAGAAGGTGACGGTGGCCGGAAAGGTGACGCCGTTGGAGGTGCTGTCGAGCATATCGAAGGTGAAAAACGCGCAGCTATGGGCTCCCACCATATCATCGGAATTCAAAGGCGCTTGGGTTACAGACAAAGCCGCTTTTGTTGGAGTAGCCTAG